The sequence below is a genomic window from Anopheles cruzii chromosome 3, idAnoCruzAS_RS32_06, whole genome shotgun sequence.
GAAACATCGAGATCGAGTCCATCGACGGAGAACGATAACGCGGATGTTTCGATGCACGACACAGTTACGAAAGCGGATGACGGAAGCAACCAAGAATTCCGGTACAGTGGTCTCTTTTCCGATGAAGAAGATGACGATTTGCATCTTTCCGACATCGAGCTGTAGAAGGGGAATGGTTTCCATAGTTCAAACCACTTTATGTTTCGTCCATTGTGCGTTCTTCGGGTGAAAGACAAGCTGTTTTCCGTGTCCTCTACAAGCCATGTTTTTgtatttcttttatttgccGTTAATATACAGCATACCGGCtggtttacaatttttcttagtttttcttttcttctaaAGGTGTTTTCGTCATTCCTGTATCCTTACACCTCCGTGCTGTGCTGGTTTGTTCTCTTCGAAAACTGGGCTGTTCTGTGGAAAAATTCAGTTTTGAAATCAATCGTATTAATACCAAATGTGATTTCTTTGCTCTTTACAGCCACTCAGCTGCAGTCATAGAGAAATAAACTAAAGGGATGGCTTGGAGTTACGCGAAATTGAAAAGATGGCAAATAAAAGATTGAAAAATACAGTTCATACCTAAACAAGTATATAGTATTGAATGTAGTATTACAGAGTGTCCACCCTCTTCAAACGTTCAACTGTCCATATACCTAATAAGGGAGCTTTGCGTAAGGTAATTATAGAGCTTTGTGTTTGTTCAGGATTGTTCGGAAGAGTGTTCCCGAACTACTTTCACGCCGTTCGGTAACTGCCACTATTGGTTACGCTAATTTCAGCACTTGCTTGTAAGACAACTGGCGAATCACAAAGTCATTGTTATCGGTGTATCAGTTTTGCTCCTCTTCTGGTCCAGATCGTACAGGAAGCGGAAAGCCAACACGTATGGACGTATGAATTCCAACCGCTTCATTCGTGGGGTTGCGTCGTTTCATGACACTACCCTTAATGATTTTAATTCGATCGTTTTCCGAAAGTGCCAAATTTGGCTATAACGTAAGGATTGCCTATACAgtcgcgcattacaaaatgcCCTCCGAATGGTGGCTTATGCTGAGTGAGTGGAataggaagaaaaatgtggcTCCCATCTTTGTCTGTTGTACATCCTACCCTTTTCACCATTAAGCTCTGGatgtcgatcggtcgatcgctGACCGCTGTTTTTCCAGAAAAGATATTTCATCATCCATAGATCATATCAACATTCCCCCCTATTACcaaactcgaactcgaacaaaaCAGTTTCCTCGAACGTTCGAGTTCATTTTGTACAGGTTAATCTTTCTGCCTTCTATCTTGCTGCATTCTGCTTTTTGTCTCACTGTGTTCACTCTAACGATCGAGTTTCGAGTTCAAGTTTCAAAATAGGGGGGATTGAAAGGTAGACATATTGGGCTCTgcttaaaatcaaacaatatAGTACAACTgaattaaaactaaaacatgCGAACGCCCACAGTTAAATATAATTCCATTCTGCTCTCTCCGTCACGTGTCTGTTGCGGATCAGAAACTGTTGTCAACCTCAGTCTCACTATTAAACCCGCACACTTATTCTGTCTCTATTCAGAGCCGTATTTGATCTATGCGCTAAAGGTGGCCTTCACAGGAATCTTCAATCGTTGTGCGTCcctggagggccagacgaaccgtaaatccgagcgtaaaagtGTCAAATCGTACATGAATCCGCCCACtcgtaaacgatttgacgttaaagattaatgtcaaatcgtttattttcgcttcgtgtggccctccagtGCGGATTAGAAAAGGAAGAGGGTTTGCGCGACACACTGAACCGGCCAACACCGAAGTTGTTAGGAAGTTCCGAATCCAACGCCACGGTCATTCGCGTTCGTAGATATTTTCCAGGGTTATTCCAATTTTTTCCCATATTAGCATAAGTTCGGTAAACATTGCTACACTAATTGCTATTACTTTCCATACCCAATTGCTATTGATTTTGTgtgcttttaaaccttttctCCGGCTCATTCCATCAGTCCCTCCTCCATTACCACTCCAGAAGGCCGCGCGCCCTCGCGCTTAGAATAAAGTACAAAGTTTGTGATGAGTATTTCTTTGAAGTGGCAATATCCGCAGAATGGTCGTATAGGTGCTTGCACTGGAACATTTCGGCTTCTCTTGTTGTTTACTGGTGGGTGTGTTGTGATATTGTGTACTTTGTCGAATGAAGAACGCAGCAGTTCATGCAGGTGCCATGGGGGAAACGCATCTCCATCACCAATCATCCGCCACCGTTGACTGGCCTCTTACCACCGCCCCGCCACTGCAACCCCCAGCATCGAATGGCGCCTACCAAAGTCAGCCAACAATGAGCTGCTCACGAAATCCTGCAGCTACTTTTCTCCGCCGTGTTaccgttttccttttcaatttgATTAATCAGCAGCGAGAAGATGTCGGCAACAGACTGGGGACAGAAAAGGGCACCGTATAATGAGTACGCACTGGATACGAAACTGGAATCCATCTACGTTCGCTGGTTCTTACTTCATTCTGCTTGGCGGAGGTCTCCAAAAATTGTGCCTTCCACGAGTCGGCCAGACGGCGCCCGTCCTCCGTCGGTACGGTGCGCTCCTGATGCAGGTCCGTTTTGTTCCCCACAAGCACGACCGGAACGCTGAAGAGATCGGAACGGGACGGTCAAAGTAAAGTGTGTCCTTTGGGGCATACTGCTGCTGAATGTGGAATACTCACTATGCCTTCCCCATTATATCGAGTAGCTTATCGTAGAGAATTTTTATCACTTCGAAAGACCGCTGGCTGGTGATGGAGTAAACGAGCACGTAGCCGTGAAAGTCCATGCTGTACTGGGCGGGGAAAATGCTGTACTCATCCTGACCGGCCGTGTCTACCAATCGAATTTCGTAGTCCAGTGATTGGATGCGCGTCTTTTTCGTGAATGCTGAAAGTGTCGGTCCCCGGAATGGTGTTACGAATTTCTGTTACACTGCGGCCACCCAATACTTACTGTTTTCGATCGTTGGATCATAGGAATCAACGAATTGACCTTCGACGAACTGTATGCTGAGCGAAGATTTTCCTGCGGCAAAAAACAGATAGTAGAAGGATCATTGATTGGTGGTGGGACGGAACCAAGAAAAGGACAACACGCTCAACAGCGAGACAGAGGCAGTGCATGATTCACTACGTGCTACGCCAGGACCTCGCGTCGTATGTGGGTAACTAGAACGCATACTACGAAGCAGTACTCGCTTCATTGATAAATGTCGTAATGACGCACCAGCAATGGCGACAGAGAGCCGGCTCTGCAGCATAATCGCACCCATGGCATAATAGCCGTCGGGGCGGAAGCAACTGACCGGAACTCTTCTTTATAGATAACCACTAGAGTTCGTTCGGATGTCAAGGTCGATCGAATAGTAAAGTTTTGGCTTGCTTTTGGTTTGCGTTTCGAGTCCAATGGTCACTGCGACGGAAGCAAGGCCACACTCGATAGCATTATTGTATATATATGATGGCGATggcatatatatatatatgtatacaTACACAATGTAGGTATTGGTTTTTTGTGCAACTGCGGTAGCGCTGTCTGATAGGAGTAGTACTTACCTACGGACCGATAACCCATCATGGCTACATTTCGCTGTTTGAACGACATTTTCGCACTCTAAAATGTACACGCCTTGCCCACTACACCACTGTTTCCACCACAACCACTCAGCTAGCACGGATCGATTTTACGATCTGATCGCAAAAGTGAAGCCAACAACAATCTTTGTACACTGGATTTTGTTCGTTCTGTCACTTGAATTCCACGCAATAGCAGGTTTTTTCTACCAAAAATCCAAACCCCTTAGGCGGGAACAAAGAGAATCCAGAAGCCCGCGGTCCAATCACCAATCGGAACGCGTTCGTGGCCACGGGTAACTGGCCAAACTTTTCTCTCGAATTACCACTGCGTAAATGTAACACTTAGTTCCGgatcttttcttttccgcacCCTAGATTGAGTGACTAACTTCCAGAATCGCTTGAACCGAGCTCCGAAAcgcaaattaaaacaaatcgAGACTATTTTCACGCCAGTTGCTCCGTTTTGCGtgcgaagcaaacgaaatggTTAGTAAAGATGGCAGATCTCCGTTCTATGTGGCTGTGAAAGCAAAACAGGCTCTTCTGCGTTCTTATTTTGAATTCCCATGCAACTGTTGGCAACCCTGGCATCGCTGTCAGTGGCGAAGTGTGGTGAGTTTCGGCTGCttgttgtgtattttttcgCCTTTACCGAACATAATTAGCGGCATGTTTGAAAAAATGTCTaagaaaattttcattttttaacaataaaaaataacgcTAGGGTAGTTTAAACTAAGccccaaaacggaaaaccacAGACTGTTGGTTAGCGGTCAACAAACTGGCAGCACTGTCTTGTTTTTCGAAACTGCTTGACGTGCGTCGAATCCGCAATATTACCGCGAATCGTCCTACAAATTCTCTTACTAAGCATTTGCGGGAAGAGAACTGGTGACACTTTTGCCGAGACTTGTGCCAGTGAATATCGTGTTTCCGCAGCTTTCCGCCACATTAGCGAAAATGTTTGTTCGTGCAGTAGCGAAGGGAGCGAAAAGCTTTTCCACCTCGAGCCAGGTTAGTTCTAGCCCCGGAACGAGGAAGTAGTGATAACGACCAGCGACAGCTGATAAATCTAGTGGCCAGTACTTGCCTGCCCCTGGATAATCGGAAGGTGACCTTCGCCTCATGCGTTATTCTCGCGCGCCTTCACCAGTGAACGACCTTCCGAGagccattttttgccattgCATGTGACTGAATGTGgcacagagagatagagagacagagacggACAGATAGAAACAGAGAGCAAAGTGAGATGAAAAACGGCCTACAAATTCGCGTACGGCCGTGACTAGCAAATGTTTACGTAATAATGTGTGTAAAAATCAAGGCGGCTTTATGTTGTCCCAGTTCCGCACTACATGCACCAAATGAGATTAACCCTTTGTCCATACCATCAATGAACCCGTGAGCCGATTCGTTATCGCTTAATAAtactgtttttttgcttttccagaACAATGTGAAGGTGGCGGTTTGTGGTGCTTCCGGAGGTATTGGCCAgccgctgtcgctgctgctgaagaacAGCCCACTGGTGACGGAGCTGTCGCTGTACGATATTGTCCACACGCCCGGAGTGGCGGCCGATTTGTCGCACATTGAAACGCACTCGAAGGTAACTGGTTACAATGGGCCGGAAAACCTCGAGAAGGCTCTGAAAGGTGCCGACATCGTCATCATTCCGGCCGGCGTGCCCCGCAAACCCGGAATGACCCGTGACGATCTGTTCAACACGAATGCCTCGATTGTGCGCGATCTGGCGGCTGGTTGCGCCAAGGCGTGCCCGAAAGCCCTCATCGGCATCATCTCAAACCCGGTCAACTCAACCGTTCCGATCGCGTGCGATACGCTCGAAAAGGCCGGCGTGCTCGATCCTCGTCGTGTGTTTGGCATCTCGACGCTGGACATTGTACGCGCAAACACGTTCATCGGCGAGGCGGCCGGTGTGGATCCACAAAAGATGAACGTTCCCGTCATCGGGGGCCACTCGGGGGTCACGATCATTCCGGTGCTCTCGCAAACGAAACCGGCCGTCAGCTTCCCACAGGACAAGGTGGCCGCCCTGACCGGGCGCATCCAGGAGGCTGGCACGGAGGTCGTGAAGGCAAAGGCTGGGGCCGGCTCGGCCACGCTTTCGATGGCGTACGCCGGTGCTCGTTTTGCGCTGGCCCTCGCCCGTGCAATGAACGGTGAGCAGAATGTTGTTGAGTGTGCGTACGTTCGATCGGACGTAACTGAGGCCAAGTACTTCGCTACGCCCCTGGTGCTGGGTAAGAACGGACTGGAAAAGAACCTCGGTTTGCCAAAGTTGAACGCTTTCGAGCAGGAACTGCTCAAGAAGGCCATCCCAGAGCTAAAGAAGAACATCCAGAAGGGCGAAGACTTTGTCAAGAAAAACTAACTTCCCACCGAGCGGGGGCCagcaaaaatcgaaccacgGAGCATAATAAGCGATGCTGCCACAGTCACTACACGCTCTAGTCGCACTGGATAAGATCGTAGGCGTAGGCTGCAACCAAATAGCTGCTACACAGTTCCATCTTCCACCCTATAAAACAGTGTGTTTAAACGTGAAAATGCAATCCGAAGATGTTCAATCGCAATAAAGGTTAATTTATTTGGGTACAAAACGGCGCACTCTACAAATCATTTGGTTATAGTATTTTGTCTACCGTTCGATTACTCAACAAGGCCGTGAGGATGTGTGAGGAAATTTCTAAAAAAAGATGTGCCCATTAATgctgttcgatttgtttgcagAATATTTAGAAGTAGTTGATCAATTTGAAT
It includes:
- the LOC128274427 gene encoding malate dehydrogenase, mitochondrial isoform X2, whose translation is MFPKMFVRAVAKGAKSFSTSSQNNVKVAVCGASGGIGQPLSLLLKNSPLVTELSLYDIVHTPGVAADLSHIETHSKVTGYNGPENLEKALKGADIVIIPAGVPRKPGMTRDDLFNTNASIVRDLAAGCAKACPKALIGIISNPVNSTVPIACDTLEKAGVLDPRRVFGISTLDIVRANTFIGEAAGVDPQKMNVPVIGGHSGVTIIPVLSQTKPAVSFPQDKVAALTGRIQEAGTEVVKAKAGAGSATLSMAYAGARFALALARAMNGEQNVVECAYVRSDVTEAKYFATPLVLGKNGLEKNLGLPKLNAFEQELLKKAIPELKKNIQKGEDFVKKN
- the LOC128274428 gene encoding GTP-binding protein Rheb homolog; protein product: MSFKQRNVAMMGYRSVGKSSLSIQFVEGQFVDSYDPTIENTFTKKTRIQSLDYEIRLVDTAGQDEYSIFPAQYSMDFHGYVLVYSITSQRSFEVIKILYDKLLDIMGKAYVPVVLVGNKTDLHQERTVPTEDGRRLADSWKAQFLETSAKQNESVADIFSLLINQIEKENGNTAEKSSCRIS
- the LOC128274427 gene encoding malate dehydrogenase, mitochondrial isoform X1, which codes for MFVRAVAKGAKSFSTSSQNNVKVAVCGASGGIGQPLSLLLKNSPLVTELSLYDIVHTPGVAADLSHIETHSKVTGYNGPENLEKALKGADIVIIPAGVPRKPGMTRDDLFNTNASIVRDLAAGCAKACPKALIGIISNPVNSTVPIACDTLEKAGVLDPRRVFGISTLDIVRANTFIGEAAGVDPQKMNVPVIGGHSGVTIIPVLSQTKPAVSFPQDKVAALTGRIQEAGTEVVKAKAGAGSATLSMAYAGARFALALARAMNGEQNVVECAYVRSDVTEAKYFATPLVLGKNGLEKNLGLPKLNAFEQELLKKAIPELKKNIQKGEDFVKKN